Proteins from a genomic interval of Sander vitreus isolate 19-12246 chromosome 6, sanVit1, whole genome shotgun sequence:
- the clk2b gene encoding dual specificity protein kinase CLK2b: MGKTELCSLYKGFLDCICLCLSRSSNEAAGDNERDTENGHLIYKSGDVLEDRYEIIDTLGEGTFGKVVQCLDHSRGGGGIALKIIKNLDKYREAAKLEINVLEKISERDPDNRHHCVQMLDWFNYYGHVCITFELLSLSTFDFLKANNFLPYPINQIRHMAHQICDAVSFLHDNKLTHTDLKPENILFVNSDYSLIYNSEKKCNERRINDTTVRLVDFGSATFDHEHHSALISTRHYRAPEIILELGWSHPCDVWSIGCILFEYYAGFTLYQTHDNKEHLAMMESIQGPVPQRMIQTSRKQKYFHRGRLDWNHCSKAGRYVKAKCKPLRKYLLSHGTEHHQLFYLLERMLEYEPSTRISLSSALCHPFFLPLHHPGRSQTWRNSCDMSR; encoded by the exons CGGAGCAGCAATGAGGCTGCAGGCGACAATGAGAGGGACACTGAGAACGGCCACCTGATCTACAAAAGTGGGGACGTCCTCGAAGACAGAT ATGAGATAATTGACACTTTAGGTGAGGGAACCTTTGGGAAGGTGGTGCAATGTTTGGACCACAGCAG aggaggaggtgggattGCTCTGAAGATCATTAAGAACTTGGATAAATACAGAGaagcagccaaactggaaaTCAATGTTCTGGAGAAGATCAGCGAGAGAGATCCAGATAACAGACA TCACTGTGTGCAGATGCTGGATTGGtttaactactacggccacgtGTGCATCACTTTTGAGCTGCTGTCTCTCAGCACCTTTGACTTCTTGAAAGCAAACAACTTCCTGCCTTATCCCATTAACCAGATCCGACACATGGCCCACCAGATCTGCGACGCTGTCAGCT TTCTCCATGACAACAAGCTGACTCACACAGACCTGAAGCCTGAGAACATCCTCTTTGTCAACTCAGACTACTCCCTCATATACAACTCTGAGAAG AAGTGCAATGAGCGGAGAATAAATGACACCACAGTGCGGCTTGTTGACTTTGGCAGCGCTACTTTTGACCATGAACACCACTCTGCCCTCATCTCTACACGGCACTACCGAGCTCCAGAGATCATACTGG AGTTGGGTTGGAGTCACCCATGTGATGTGTGGAGTATCGGCTGCATCCTGTTTGAATACTACGCAGGCTTCACACTGTACCAG ACTCATGACAATAAGGAGCATCTTGCTATGATGGAGAGCATACAGGGACCAGTTCCTCAGAGAATGATTCAAACgagcag AAAGCAAAAGTATTTCCACCGTGGGCGTCTCGACTGGAATCATTGCTCCAAGGCCGGACGCTACGTGAAAGCCAAGTGCAAACCATTAAGG AAGTACTTGTTATCTCATGGCACAGAACACCACCAGTTGTTTTACCTCTTAGAGAGGATGCTGGAGTATGAGCCCTCCACACGCATCTCTCTTTCCTCTGCCCTGTGTCACCCCTTCTTCCTGCCTCTTCATCATCCAGGAAGGAGTCAAACCTGGAGGAACAGCTGTGATATGAGCAGATGA